TTATGGTTGGAATATCAATTTTAATCAAACGGTTACTAATATTGACATAAAACTCATTGGTTTTGTCAGCAGGCATTTTATCATCAACAAGTGCGCCTTCTTTTTTGGGAGTATCTACTCGCCAGTTTAATTTTTGCATGGCTTTTTCAAAACGCTCTTCGGTGATTGGTTTTACCAGATAATCAACTATACAATCGTATTCAAACGCATTGATAGCAAAATTTTTATCCGAAGTAATCAGGACAATTTTTGGCGGATTTTTGATGGTGTTTATGAAATCAAAACCGGTAAAATCGGGCATGTGTATGTCAAGGAATACAACTTCTACTTCGTTTTTATTTAAGTATTTAATGGCTTCTATGGCGTTAGAAAATTCTTCTACGACAGTAAGTTCGGTATGTAATGAAATCATTTGAGCTATTACCGCTCGGGCCATCATTTCGTCATCTATAATAATACAATTCATATGCTTTGGGTTATAGGCAGTTTACATAATGCTGCATTAAAGTTAGTGTTTTTTCAAATTCAATTTGTAAATCTTTTCTACTATTGGGTTCCGATTTTTCATATTCATCGGCTAAATGATAACTGTTTTCAAGCCCTAAAATAGCTATTTTATTTTTTAATTTATGAATGCAACCCATTGTTTGTGACCATTTTTTGAGATGCAAACTCACGTAATAGGCGTCAATTTCTATAGGCAATTCAAATTTCAGGATGTTGATAAAATTTTGTTTTATCACCTTATCATTTCTTGAAAGTTTTAAGATGTATTCAATATTAGGCTTTTCCATGATGCTTTGGTAGTTTAATGAAGAAAGTAGTGCCAACTCCTACCGTACTTTCTATCCAAATATCGCCATTATAATTGTTAATTATTCGTTTTACAATGGCAAGTCCAATCCCGGTTGCTTTTTCTTCATCTGAAAAAGACTGAAATAAATCAAATATTTTGGCTTGGTATTTAGTGTCAATTCCTTGACCATTATCTTTGATAGAGAAAACATAATCTTTTGCATTTTCTACATATGATATTTCAACCAGCCCTTCTTTTTTATCTATATAATTGACGGCATTACTGATTAAGTTTTGAAATAATTGTTGCATTCTGAAACGGTCCGTTTCCAGTGTTGGTAATTTCTTTTTAATCGTTACTGCCACATGTTCAGGAATATGAATAATGGTAATGCAGTTTTCTACTATTTCATTTAAGTCTATTTTTTCTGTAATTTCTTTGCTGGAATCTACTTTTGAATACATCAAAATTCCCTGAATCAGGTTATCCATTTTTTCAACCTTGTCTTCAATTAATTCAAAATAGCGGTTGGTTTCTTTATTAAACAACTTTTCATTGTCTTCTTTGATCCAAGTAATCAAGGCATGAATACTTCGCAAAGGAGATTTTAAATCGTGGGATACCATATGCGCATATTCATTTAGGCGCTCGTTTTGTATTTCTAATCGTTTTAGTAATTGTTCTTTTTGATGCTCCAGCTTTTTTTGTTCGGTAATATCTAAATGAATACCAATAGAACCTATGATTTCCCCATTTACGTTATAATTGGGGGCCCCACTGATAAGCCAATGCTTTTCTTCACCGGTTTTGATGTTAACGGCGATTTCATAGGAGTTTGAGAGCCCGTCAGACCGATCTTTTATCTTTTCTTCAAAAATGGCTATGCTTTGCTCGTTTAAAAATAATTCAGAGGCTTTATGTCCCAGCAATTCATCAGTGGTGTAGCCACTCATTTCGGCAAATGACTGATTGGCTAATTTAATAATATCATGACTATCGACCTCCAAGAGTCCCATATTCATATTGGCAATAATATTGCTGTACTTTTCTCTTTCGGCTTCCAGACTTTCCCGGTATTTTTTCTTGATGGTTACATCTTCATAACTCCACAAATAACCGTCTAATCGTTCTCCTTTGTAAATAGGTATAAACGTTCTTTCGAGTATGCGGCCATCGGTAAGTTCAACTACTTCAGCAATAACAATTTCTTTTTGCTCTAAGGTTTCTTTAATTCGGGTTAAAAATTGATCCGGATTTTTAAAATAATCTTTTACTCCCACAGCTATCATCTCGCAATCCAATCCTTTGAGCACTTCAGGATCGGCATCTATTTCAAACAAAGAACAGAATTTGGTATTAACCAATAGTATTTTATTATGATCACTTTCAAACAAAATTCCGGATTGCAGGTTGGCAATCAAAGTATTTAATCGGTTTTCGGATTCTATAAGTTGTTGACTGAATTCTTTTTCAAAGGAAATATCTTCTTGTATAGTGAAATATTTTTTAATCTTACCATACTCATCGTGTAAGGCCTGT
Above is a genomic segment from Flavobacterium phycosphaerae containing:
- a CDS encoding LytR/AlgR family response regulator transcription factor, coding for MNCIIIDDEMMARAVIAQMISLHTELTVVEEFSNAIEAIKYLNKNEVEVVFLDIHMPDFTGFDFINTIKNPPKIVLITSDKNFAINAFEYDCIVDYLVKPITEERFEKAMQKLNWRVDTPKKEGALVDDKMPADKTNEFYVNISNRLIKIDIPTITIIKAKGDYISIKTDTNSYTVHTTLKKIEEKLPKNLFLKIHRSYIINTKKIIDIEDNSVLIGKDVIPVSRGNKPELMKRLNLL
- a CDS encoding Hpt domain-containing protein, translated to MEKPNIEYILKLSRNDKVIKQNFINILKFELPIEIDAYYVSLHLKKWSQTMGCIHKLKNKIAILGLENSYHLADEYEKSEPNSRKDLQIEFEKTLTLMQHYVNCL
- a CDS encoding PAS domain-containing protein encodes the protein MADLQFTFTGPTLNHIFPFYILIDENLTIKSFGNSMAKIMPELEEDKSFTTYFTIVRPFKDNVTPENFKSLLNQLIVLTSKGFNAITLRGQFEQQANGFLFIGSPWFMSLEEVDNKKLEATDFAYHDSLLDILHVLNNQEKNNNELKNLIETIDKQRKQLKIDKDELNKLSLVASANKNGVVFTYPQGDIFWCNEAFEYLTGFSKDEIIGKSLIEVGRGKLSNKKEIYKMIDAFYKGEAFDVEYIHTKKQKGTFRSKITGQPILDSRGLVLQYFAIIEDVTLEKEREEQLVLLSSIAEKNSNPVLISDKDGKIEWVNSSFLELTEYSLEEVIKQRPDVLLHGPETDSKTINYLNEQIKNGLPFYCEIINYTKSKQKYWVRIQGQALHDEYGKIKKYFTIQEDISFEKEFSQQLIESENRLNTLIANLQSGILFESDHNKILLVNTKFCSLFEIDADPEVLKGLDCEMIAVGVKDYFKNPDQFLTRIKETLEQKEIVIAEVVELTDGRILERTFIPIYKGERLDGYLWSYEDVTIKKKYRESLEAEREKYSNIIANMNMGLLEVDSHDIIKLANQSFAEMSGYTTDELLGHKASELFLNEQSIAIFEEKIKDRSDGLSNSYEIAVNIKTGEEKHWLISGAPNYNVNGEIIGSIGIHLDITEQKKLEHQKEQLLKRLEIQNERLNEYAHMVSHDLKSPLRSIHALITWIKEDNEKLFNKETNRYFELIEDKVEKMDNLIQGILMYSKVDSSKEITEKIDLNEIVENCITIIHIPEHVAVTIKKKLPTLETDRFRMQQLFQNLISNAVNYIDKKEGLVEISYVENAKDYVFSIKDNGQGIDTKYQAKIFDLFQSFSDEEKATGIGLAIVKRIINNYNGDIWIESTVGVGTTFFIKLPKHHGKA